A stretch of the Butyricicoccus intestinisimiae genome encodes the following:
- a CDS encoding sensor histidine kinase produces the protein MDKKVTADTRELPDISQEFKAKKDGDGGPREIRVQHAHGGLKGRWTMNSMTIIMAALAIVTIFVTTLSASYYYNNIRQNLYTRVTQSASFINRFLNSSYDQFLSASESFVANMEDKDKLEIQIISSAGNILSSSSSFTTIGSAPGTKDTAQCLEQNATIVWMGRDSVSGERVISASAPLVDTNNNLIGCVRCISSMALVQRQIIVIVLACLLLGAFFALAVELSNRYFIKSIVEPVMKINIIAKEIAAGRYGMRLHKVYDDEIGDLCDTINHMSEEIGKAERMKNDFISSVSHELRTPLTAIGGWSDTLIAGGATDPEEVIMGLGIIQKESRRLTQMVEELLDFTRLESGRMKLNMELFDVGAELYEAVYMYENMLEKENIQLEYDIPDQMCPVNGDRHRMKQVFLNIIDNAAKYGKSGGRIRITLSRDSYTVMIEVRDWGVGIKEDELPFVKEKFYKGSSKQRGSGIGLAVTDEIVRMHGGTLNVASIYGEGTTVTITLPLANTETRPAQLEPEAQEQEEKES, from the coding sequence ATGGATAAAAAAGTAACTGCGGATACCAGAGAGCTGCCTGATATTTCGCAGGAATTTAAGGCAAAAAAAGACGGGGACGGCGGTCCGCGCGAGATACGCGTGCAGCACGCGCACGGCGGCCTGAAGGGGCGCTGGACGATGAACTCCATGACCATCATCATGGCGGCGCTTGCGATTGTGACCATCTTCGTGACGACGCTTTCCGCCAGCTATTACTATAATAACATCCGGCAGAATCTGTACACGCGCGTCACGCAGTCCGCGAGCTTTATCAACCGGTTTCTCAACTCCAGCTACGACCAGTTTTTGTCTGCGAGCGAGTCGTTCGTGGCGAATATGGAGGACAAGGACAAGCTGGAAATTCAGATTATCTCCAGCGCGGGAAATATTCTGTCGTCCTCGTCCTCGTTTACAACCATCGGCTCGGCACCGGGCACCAAGGACACCGCGCAGTGTCTGGAGCAAAACGCGACCATCGTGTGGATGGGCAGGGACAGCGTGTCCGGCGAGCGCGTCATCTCGGCGTCTGCGCCGCTGGTTGACACCAACAACAATCTGATTGGCTGCGTGCGCTGCATCTCCTCGATGGCACTGGTGCAGCGGCAGATTATCGTCATTGTGCTGGCGTGTCTGCTGCTCGGCGCGTTTTTTGCGCTGGCTGTCGAGCTGTCCAACCGGTACTTTATCAAGTCGATTGTCGAGCCGGTCATGAAAATCAATATCATCGCCAAGGAAATCGCGGCGGGCCGTTACGGCATGCGCCTGCACAAGGTGTATGACGATGAAATCGGCGATTTGTGCGACACCATCAATCATATGTCCGAGGAAATCGGCAAGGCGGAGCGCATGAAAAATGACTTTATCTCGTCGGTTTCGCACGAGCTGCGCACGCCGCTCACCGCCATCGGCGGCTGGAGCGACACGCTGATTGCGGGCGGCGCGACGGATCCGGAGGAGGTCATCATGGGTCTCGGCATCATCCAGAAGGAGAGCCGCCGCCTGACCCAGATGGTCGAGGAACTGCTCGACTTTACGCGTCTGGAATCCGGCCGCATGAAGCTGAATATGGAGCTGTTTGACGTCGGTGCAGAGCTGTACGAAGCGGTGTACATGTACGAAAACATGCTGGAAAAAGAAAACATTCAGCTGGAATACGACATTCCGGATCAGATGTGTCCGGTCAACGGCGACCGCCACCGCATGAAGCAGGTGTTCCTCAACATCATCGACAACGCGGCGAAGTACGGCAAGAGCGGCGGACGCATCCGCATCACGCTGTCGCGTGACAGCTACACCGTGATGATTGAGGTGCGCGACTGGGGCGTCGGCATCAAGGAGGACGAGCTGCCGTTCGTCAAGGAGAAGTTCTACAAGGGCAGCTCCAAGCAGCGCGGCAGCGGCATCGGCCTTGCCGTCACGGATGAGATTGTCCGTATGCACGGCGGCACGCTGAACGTTGCCAGCATTTACGGCGAGGGCACGACGGTGACGATTACGCTGCCGCTCGCCAACACCGAAACGCGCCCTGCGCAGCTGGAACCCGAGGCGCAGGAGCAGGAAGAGAAGGAGTCTTAG
- a CDS encoding response regulator transcription factor, which produces MTRKVLVLEDEENIRAFVVINLKRAGYEVVQAGSGEEALEKYQENTDVAVCILDVMLPGIDGYEVCRTLRSEGYEGGIIMLTARTQESDKVTGLMTGADDYVTKPFSVLELTARVDALVRRLGLHSFTAETIQSGEFCLDMRARELKKNGKRVDLTQVEFSLMKTFLENRGRAMDREELLGAVWGKHYSGELKIVDVNIRRLRIKVEDDPASPRHITTVRGFGYMWKD; this is translated from the coding sequence ATGACGCGAAAAGTTTTGGTGCTGGAGGATGAAGAAAATATCCGCGCCTTTGTGGTAATCAATCTCAAGCGCGCAGGCTACGAGGTCGTGCAGGCGGGCAGCGGCGAGGAAGCACTGGAAAAATATCAGGAAAACACCGATGTCGCGGTGTGTATTTTGGATGTCATGCTGCCGGGCATTGACGGCTATGAGGTGTGCCGCACGCTGCGCAGCGAGGGGTACGAGGGCGGCATCATCATGCTGACCGCCCGCACGCAGGAATCCGACAAGGTCACCGGTCTGATGACCGGCGCGGATGACTATGTGACCAAGCCGTTTTCGGTCTTGGAGCTGACCGCCCGCGTCGATGCGCTGGTGCGCCGTCTGGGTCTGCACTCGTTTACCGCGGAGACCATCCAGAGCGGCGAATTTTGTCTGGACATGCGCGCCAGAGAGCTGAAAAAGAACGGCAAGCGCGTGGATTTGACGCAGGTGGAATTTTCACTTATGAAAACCTTCTTGGAAAACCGCGGCAGAGCGATGGACAGAGAAGAGCTGCTCGGCGCGGTCTGGGGCAAGCACTATTCCGGCGAGCTCAAGATTGTCGACGTCAACATTCGCCGTCTGCGCATCAAGGTAGAGGACGATCCGGCATCTCCGCGCCACATCACGACCGTGCGCGGCTTTGGCTACATGTGGAAGGATTAA
- a CDS encoding DUF1385 domain-containing protein: protein MSKASQRVVHKTTIGGQSILEGIMMKGPRKTCTVVRKPDGGLAIEEKPYTPLKETHKIAGVPVIRGFVLMVQSLIEGFQAIDYSSKILLEDEEDEQPSKLEQWFKDRFGDGLVESVLYFLSILIGVGLAVGLFILLPALVTGFLPDSTAHWGRNLLEGVLRIVIFIAYMALMSLIPDMKRTFRYHGAEHKTIYCYEKQLELTVENVRVQPREHPRCGTSFLFVIMIISILVFSVVTAESRIMQLVLRLVLLPVVIGLSYEVNRFAGRHDGVLSSILRWPGMMLQHITVLEPDDSMIEVAIEALERVIPDDKQEDAW from the coding sequence TTGAGCAAAGCATCACAACGGGTTGTGCACAAAACAACCATCGGCGGCCAGTCGATTTTAGAGGGCATCATGATGAAGGGACCGCGCAAGACGTGCACGGTCGTGCGCAAGCCGGACGGCGGACTTGCCATAGAGGAAAAGCCCTATACGCCGCTCAAGGAAACGCATAAAATTGCCGGTGTGCCGGTCATCCGCGGCTTTGTCCTCATGGTGCAGTCGCTGATTGAGGGCTTTCAGGCGATTGATTATTCGTCTAAAATTCTGCTGGAGGACGAGGAGGACGAGCAGCCGTCCAAGCTGGAGCAGTGGTTCAAAGACCGCTTCGGTGACGGGCTGGTGGAATCCGTGCTGTATTTCCTGTCCATTCTCATCGGCGTGGGTCTCGCAGTCGGGCTGTTTATCCTGCTTCCGGCGCTCGTGACCGGCTTTCTGCCGGACAGCACGGCGCACTGGGGCAGAAATCTGCTGGAGGGCGTGCTGCGCATTGTCATTTTTATCGCGTATATGGCGCTCATGAGCCTGATTCCCGACATGAAGCGGACATTTCGCTATCACGGCGCGGAGCACAAGACGATTTACTGCTATGAAAAGCAGCTGGAACTCACGGTGGAAAACGTCCGCGTCCAGCCGCGCGAGCATCCGCGCTGCGGCACGAGCTTTTTGTTCGTGATTATGATTATCAGCATTTTGGTGTTCTCCGTCGTGACGGCGGAGAGCAGAATCATGCAGCTGGTGCTGCGCCTTGTGCTGCTGCCGGTTGTCATCGGTCTGAGCTATGAGGTCAACCGGTTTGCGGGCAGACATGACGGCGTGCTGTCGAGCATTTTGCGCTGGCCGGGCATGATGCTGCAGCACATCACGGTTTTGGAACCGGATGACAGCATGATTGAAGTGGCAATCGAGGCACTGGAGCGCGTCATTCCGGACGACAAGCAGGAGGACGCATGGTGA